The following proteins are encoded in a genomic region of Ctenopharyngodon idella isolate HZGC_01 chromosome 12, HZGC01, whole genome shotgun sequence:
- the prkar1ab gene encoding LOW QUALITY PROTEIN: protein kinase, cAMP-dependent, regulatory, type I, alpha (tissue specific extinguisher 1) b (The sequence of the model RefSeq protein was modified relative to this genomic sequence to represent the inferred CDS: inserted 1 base in 1 codon): MASGSASXREEKSLRECEIYVQKHNIQQLLKDCIVQLCTSRPDRPMAFLREHFERLEKEEAKQLLNQQKASSRSDSREDEASPPMNPVVKGRRRRGAISAEVYTEEDAASYVRKVIPKDYKTMAALAKAIEKNVLFSHLDDNERSDIFDAMFPVTYIAGETVIQQGDEGDNFYVIDQGEMDVYVNSEWVTSIGEGGSFGELALIYGTPRAATVRAKTNVKLWGIDRDSYRRILMGSTLRKRKMYEEFLSKVSILESLDKWERLTVADALEPVQFEDSQKIVVQGEPGDEFFIILEGCAAVLQRRSENEEFVEVGRLGPSDYFGEIALLMNRPRAATVVARGPLKCVKLDRPRFERVLGPCSDILKRNIQQYNSFVSLSV, from the exons ATGGCGTCAGGCAGCGCGA GGCGAGAGGAGAAGAGTCTGAGGGAATGTGAGATATACGTGCAGAAACACAACATCCAGCAGCTGCTGAAGGACTGCATCGTCCAGCTGTGCACCTCACGGCCCGACAGACCCATGGCCTTCCTCAGAGAACACTTCGAAAGGCTGGAAAAG GAGGAAGCGAAGCAGCTTCTGAACCAGCAGAAGGCCAGCTCTCGCTCCGACTCTCGTGAAGATGAGGCGTCTCCTCCCATGAACCCTGTGGTGAAGGGTCGCAGGCGGAGAGGAGCCATCAGCGCAGAGGTCTACACCGAGGAGGACGCCGCCTCTTACGTCAGGAAG GTCATCCCTAAAGACTACAAAACCATGGCTGCTCTTGCCAAAGCCATCGAAAAGAACGTGCTCTTCTCACATCTGGATGACAATGAAAGAAG TGACATATTTGACGCAATGTTTCCAGTCACCTACATTGCAGGAGAGACCGTCATCCAACAAG GTGACGAGGGCGATAACTTCTATGTCATTGACCAGGGTGAAATGGAT GTGTATGTGAACAGTGAGTGGGTCACCAGCATCGGCGAGGGCGGCAGCTTTGGAGAGCTGGCTCTGATCTACGGCACCCCGAGAGCCGCCACCGTCAGAGCCAAGACCAACGTGAAGCTCTGGGGCATCGACAGAGACAGCTACAGGAGGATACTGATG GGAAGCACtctgaggaagaggaagatgtaTGAGGAGTTCTTGAGCAAAGTATCGATATTAG AGTCTCTGGATAAGTGGGAACGTCTGACTGTGGCTGATGCTCTAGAGCCGGTGCAGTTTGAGGACAGCCAGAAGATTGTGGTTCAGGGAGAACCAGGGGACGAGTTCTTCATCATCCTGGAG GGATGTGCAGCCGTTCTGCAGCGTAGGTCAGAAAATGAGGAGTTTGTAGAGGTCGGCAGGTTAGGACCGTCAGACTACTTCG GCGAGATCGCTTTGCTGATGAACCGACCCCGTGCGGCAACCGTGGTGGCCCGCGGGCCGCTCAAATGCGTCAAGCTGGACAGGCCGCGCTTCGAGCGTGTGCTGGGACCGTGTTCGGACATCCTCAAACGCAACATCCAGCAGTACAACAGCTTCGTGTCGCTCTCCGTCTGA